One genomic segment of Flagellimonas marinaquae includes these proteins:
- a CDS encoding PA14 domain-containing protein — protein MGTTSVSKKKMNHFPTGWMLILAFFLLGTFFSFSQTTIWSENFDSYPNGTENGTATGPSSSGWTTTLTGDVWVQDNRIEANNLNAEGIWQTNPININGYESVNFSFDVATQTQTHQFEAGTDYFIGEYRVDGGSWIEFENASGDSNPSDLLNPNYTVNLATSGSILEIRVRFYNTAGNEYYYIDNIVVEGTLNLCVGEVDFEFYDSSPSGSTVDNIPTTGYIGSGTYTNFNVDNLQNQEDPGDRDNFSIRYTGFIQIDTPGSYTFYTTSDDGSKLYINGTQVVNNDGAHSSRERSGNITLTTGLHDIQVLFFENGGGENLSVAYQGPSISKQNIPFSKLYSTCSVGSADVDGDGIDDASDVDDDNDGVLDVDECGGATGNFVQTATNIQNFSDASNAEGNPSTTYAYNSTTTYPGQSIISFQFSQVIPIGTTVSVFLSADPVVSTSDMQIQYNNGSWLASANGIPSGSITEITFNVSTNNFQSFRVMAYQIGARVHGASYPGTVDCTTVDTDGDGIPNYQDLDSDGDGIPDNVEAQTSTGYTAPSGNDTDNDGLDDAYESIGLSAIDTDGDGTPDFLDTDSDNDGTGDTTEASLTLSGSDNDNDGLDNTVDTTTGYGDPGGDIDDPTNAIGGSLILPDSDGDLGSGGDLDFRDDTVDADDPPSITATGDQLYCPGNAIQVVESISITDPDSSTVDAVYIQITSNYDVSGDVLNLTGTHPNITASWDTSEGRLLLNGPATLAEFEAAISAVEFQTTATVSSGDTRTFSIVLNEANYLESTGHYYEYVPSLGITWTAARDAAALRTFYGLQGYLATITVQDESDLLGAQAPGAGWIGASDAATEGDWYWVTGPEAGTLFWRGTSGGTAFGYEFWNTGEPNQSGDEDYAHITAPGVGLDGSWNDLSNTGASSGSYQPKGYLVEYGGMAGDPPYPNIAATTTITVDTIAPTASAPSPISVYCSDDIPAADITVISDEADNCASNPTVTFISDVSDGGTNPETITRTYRVTDDAGNSIDVQQTITVTPFTITTQPTDQTVVVGNSGSFTVATTNADTYQWEVSTDGGSNFSTIIDGSEYTGTQTANLILNTPDVNSNGFIYRVLVSNSSGSCTPIISDEALLTLKTGRVITNRGVTFRVNKN, from the coding sequence ATGGGCACAACCTCAGTCTCCAAAAAGAAAATGAACCATTTCCCGACTGGATGGATGCTAATACTTGCATTTTTCCTTTTAGGCACTTTTTTTTCTTTTTCGCAAACCACTATTTGGAGCGAAAACTTTGATAGCTACCCCAACGGCACAGAAAATGGAACGGCTACAGGCCCTTCGTCTTCTGGATGGACAACAACCTTAACTGGAGATGTATGGGTCCAGGACAATCGTATAGAAGCCAACAATCTTAATGCCGAAGGCATTTGGCAAACTAACCCCATTAACATAAATGGTTATGAGTCTGTAAATTTTAGTTTTGATGTGGCCACACAGACACAGACACATCAGTTTGAGGCCGGCACTGATTATTTTATAGGTGAATATCGAGTGGATGGAGGTTCTTGGATAGAATTCGAAAATGCATCGGGAGACTCCAACCCATCTGACCTTTTAAATCCAAATTACACCGTGAACTTGGCAACTTCAGGTTCTATTCTGGAAATAAGGGTCCGATTTTACAATACTGCTGGTAATGAGTACTACTATATTGATAACATTGTAGTTGAAGGAACCCTGAATTTATGCGTAGGTGAAGTGGATTTTGAGTTCTACGATAGTTCACCTTCCGGAAGTACTGTTGACAATATCCCAACGACTGGATATATTGGATCCGGCACGTACACCAATTTTAATGTGGATAATCTGCAAAACCAAGAAGACCCGGGCGATAGAGATAACTTTAGTATTCGGTATACCGGTTTTATCCAAATAGACACTCCGGGCTCGTATACTTTTTATACCACATCGGACGATGGCTCCAAATTATATATAAATGGGACCCAGGTGGTCAATAACGATGGGGCACATAGTTCCCGAGAGCGATCAGGGAACATTACACTAACAACCGGTTTGCACGATATCCAGGTACTTTTCTTTGAAAATGGCGGAGGGGAAAACCTATCGGTTGCCTACCAAGGCCCCTCTATTTCCAAACAGAACATTCCATTTTCCAAATTGTACTCTACTTGCAGTGTAGGCAGTGCCGACGTAGATGGTGATGGCATTGACGATGCCAGCGATGTGGATGATGACAATGATGGCGTCCTGGATGTGGATGAATGTGGTGGAGCTACGGGAAATTTTGTACAGACCGCAACAAATATTCAAAACTTCAGTGATGCTTCCAATGCCGAAGGAAACCCAAGCACCACGTATGCCTATAACTCTACGACCACATATCCGGGGCAATCGATCATTTCATTTCAATTTTCACAAGTGATCCCCATCGGCACCACGGTAAGTGTATTCTTAAGTGCCGACCCGGTAGTATCCACCTCCGATATGCAAATACAATACAATAATGGAAGCTGGTTGGCAAGCGCCAATGGAATACCATCGGGTTCAATTACAGAGATTACATTTAATGTCAGCACCAATAATTTCCAATCGTTTAGGGTCATGGCCTATCAGATTGGCGCAAGGGTCCATGGTGCCAGTTACCCCGGTACGGTAGACTGCACCACAGTAGATACCGACGGTGATGGCATTCCTAACTATCAAGACCTGGATAGTGATGGCGATGGCATTCCCGATAATGTGGAGGCCCAAACATCGACAGGGTATACGGCACCGTCGGGCAATGATACCGACAACGATGGTCTCGACGATGCCTATGAAAGCATTGGCTTGTCCGCAATTGATACGGATGGTGACGGTACTCCCGATTTTTTGGATACCGATAGCGACAATGATGGCACAGGTGACACGACAGAAGCATCCCTAACACTATCAGGGTCGGATAACGATAATGACGGACTAGATAATACCGTGGATACCACAACAGGCTATGGTGACCCCGGAGGGGATATTGACGACCCTACGAATGCCATTGGAGGTTCCTTGATATTACCCGATTCCGATGGAGATCTTGGATCCGGCGGCGATCTGGATTTTAGGGATGACACCGTGGACGCAGACGACCCACCGAGCATAACCGCAACCGGAGACCAATTATATTGCCCAGGAAATGCCATACAAGTAGTGGAATCGATTAGTATTACAGATCCCGATAGCAGTACAGTGGATGCTGTTTATATTCAAATAACCTCCAACTACGATGTTTCGGGCGATGTCTTGAACCTTACCGGCACACACCCCAACATCACTGCAAGCTGGGATACTTCCGAAGGAAGATTATTGTTGAACGGACCTGCTACCTTGGCCGAATTTGAAGCAGCGATCTCGGCCGTTGAATTCCAGACTACGGCCACGGTAAGTTCTGGAGATACCCGGACTTTTTCCATAGTATTGAACGAGGCCAATTATTTGGAGTCTACAGGCCACTATTACGAATATGTTCCCTCTTTGGGCATTACTTGGACAGCAGCTAGGGATGCCGCTGCCTTACGGACATTTTATGGTTTACAAGGTTACTTGGCCACTATTACGGTGCAGGACGAATCCGATCTATTGGGTGCTCAAGCCCCCGGTGCCGGTTGGATAGGTGCCAGCGATGCCGCCACCGAAGGTGATTGGTATTGGGTAACCGGACCGGAAGCTGGAACTCTCTTTTGGAGAGGAACCTCTGGAGGAACAGCCTTTGGGTATGAATTTTGGAATACAGGGGAACCCAATCAATCTGGAGATGAGGATTATGCCCATATCACTGCTCCGGGAGTTGGACTGGATGGTTCCTGGAACGACCTTTCCAACACAGGGGCATCCAGCGGAAGTTATCAACCTAAAGGGTATTTGGTGGAATATGGCGGTATGGCAGGCGACCCTCCATATCCAAATATTGCGGCTACCACTACAATTACGGTAGATACAATTGCCCCAACTGCCAGTGCACCATCACCTATCTCTGTTTATTGTAGCGATGATATTCCTGCAGCGGATATTACGGTTATTTCCGATGAGGCCGATAATTGTGCCTCAAATCCGACAGTGACCTTTATAAGTGACGTTAGTGATGGAGGTACCAACCCCGAAACCATTACCCGTACCTATAGGGTTACCGATGATGCCGGGAACAGTATTGATGTGCAACAAACCATAACGGTAACGCCGTTCACCATAACCACACAACCAACAGATCAAACGGTAGTAGTGGGCAATAGTGGAAGTTTTACCGTGGCAACAACAAACGCGGACACCTATCAGTGGGAAGTGAGCACGGATGGGGGCAGTAATTTTAGCACCATAATCGATGGCTCCGAATACACCGGAACGCAAACCGCCAATCTTATTTTGAACACTCCGGATGTGAACTCCAACGGATTTATTTACCGTGTACTTGTTTCGAACAGCAGTGGAAGCTGTACCCCGATCATTTCTGATGAAGCCCTCTTGACCTTGAAAACGGGAAGAGTGATAACCAACAGAGGTGTAACGTTCAGAGTCAACAAAAACTGA
- the rimP gene encoding ribosome assembly cofactor RimP yields MLKDKVESLLNQALEEYQSLFLVDFTVGGDNGIKVVLDGDNGVSLQDCMNVSRAIEHNLDREEEDFSLEVTSAGATSPLRLPRQYNKNVGRKLQVKTNSEELEGTLVETSTNSITLEWKAREPKPVGKGKVTVQKTQEIAFSDIKEAKVKLKF; encoded by the coding sequence ATGTTGAAGGATAAAGTAGAATCATTGTTGAACCAAGCGTTGGAAGAGTATCAGTCCTTGTTTTTGGTCGATTTTACCGTAGGGGGCGATAATGGGATCAAGGTTGTTTTGGATGGGGATAATGGAGTTAGCCTACAGGATTGTATGAACGTGAGCAGGGCCATTGAGCACAACCTAGATCGCGAAGAGGAGGATTTTTCTCTGGAAGTTACATCTGCGGGCGCTACGTCGCCCTTAAGATTGCCGCGTCAGTACAATAAAAATGTTGGAAGAAAATTACAGGTCAAGACCAACTCCGAGGAATTGGAAGGTACGCTGGTCGAAACCTCGACAAATAGCATTACCCTAGAGTGGAAGGCCCGCGAGCCAAAACCAGTGGGTAAAGGAAAAGTTACGGTGCAGAAAACGCAGGAAATTGCCTTTTCTGACATTAAAGAAGCAAAAGTTAAATTAAAATTTTAA
- the nusA gene encoding transcription termination factor NusA, with translation MENLALIESFSEFKDDKFIDRVTLMAILEEVFRSALKKKFGSDDNFDIIINPDKGDLEIWRNRIVVEDGEVEEPNEEISLSEARKIEPDFEVGEDVSEEVKLIDLGRRAILALRQNLISKIHEHDNTTIYKQFKDLEGEIYTAEVHHIRHRAVILLDDEGNEIILPKEKQIPADFFRKGDNVRGIIESVELKGNKPAIIMSRTSPKFLEQLFFQEIPEVFDGLISIKKAVRIPGEKAKVAVDSYDDRIDPVGACVGMKGSRIHGIVRELGNENIDVINWTNNPQLMVTRALSPARVSSVKLNEEKKTAQVYLKPEEVSKAIGRGGHNIRLAGQLTGYEIDVFREGVEEDVELTEFSDEIEGWVIEEFKKIGLDTARSVLEQDVKDLAKRTDLEEETIQEVVRILKEEFED, from the coding sequence ATGGAAAACCTAGCGCTCATCGAATCCTTTTCGGAGTTTAAGGACGATAAGTTTATTGACAGGGTGACCCTTATGGCGATTTTGGAAGAAGTCTTTCGAAGTGCGCTCAAGAAAAAATTTGGTTCTGACGACAATTTTGATATCATTATCAACCCCGATAAAGGTGATTTGGAAATTTGGAGAAACCGAATCGTGGTCGAAGATGGCGAGGTAGAGGAGCCAAATGAAGAAATTTCCTTGTCCGAGGCCAGGAAAATAGAGCCGGATTTTGAGGTGGGTGAAGATGTTTCCGAAGAAGTGAAATTGATCGATTTGGGTAGGCGAGCGATATTGGCATTGCGCCAAAACCTGATTTCTAAGATCCATGAGCACGATAATACCACTATCTATAAGCAATTTAAAGACTTGGAGGGTGAGATTTATACGGCAGAGGTGCATCATATTAGGCACCGTGCCGTAATTTTGTTGGATGACGAAGGCAACGAGATCATTCTTCCAAAAGAAAAACAAATCCCGGCCGATTTTTTCCGTAAAGGGGATAACGTACGCGGTATTATTGAAAGCGTGGAACTTAAAGGAAACAAGCCGGCGATCATTATGTCCAGAACTTCCCCGAAATTCTTGGAGCAATTGTTCTTTCAGGAAATTCCTGAAGTTTTCGATGGTTTGATCTCCATTAAAAAAGCCGTTCGTATTCCAGGCGAAAAAGCAAAGGTCGCTGTGGACTCTTACGATGATAGGATCGATCCCGTTGGGGCTTGTGTAGGTATGAAAGGTTCAAGAATCCATGGAATTGTCCGTGAATTGGGTAATGAGAACATCGATGTAATCAACTGGACCAATAATCCCCAACTAATGGTTACCCGGGCACTAAGTCCTGCCAGAGTATCATCCGTTAAGTTGAACGAGGAGAAGAAAACAGCTCAAGTTTATCTAAAGCCAGAGGAAGTGTCCAAGGCTATTGGTAGAGGAGGTCATAATATTAGATTGGCTGGTCAATTAACTGGTTATGAGATAGATGTGTTTAGGGAAGGTGTAGAGGAAGATGTTGAGCTTACAGAGTTCTCCGATGAAATAGAAGGCTGGGTAATAGAGGAGTTCAAGAAAATAGGATTGGACACTGCACGCAGCGTTTTGGAGCAAGACGTAAAAGATTTGGCGAAACGAACAGATCTTGAAGAAGAAACAATCCAAGAGGTAGTTCGTATCCTCAAGGAAGAATTTGAAGATTAG
- the infB gene encoding translation initiation factor IF-2 — protein sequence MAENPTIRLNKVLRELNISLDRAVDYLNSEGHEVEARPTTKISNEVYQVLLDEFQTDKSKKVASKEVGEEKRKEKEAIRMRMEKEQEERRLAKEKKEAEQQVVKAKAELSGPKTVGKIDLDKKPEQPKKEEPKKEEAPKPEPEKVQEKAPEKETPKVEAPAPVKEKPEEKTEQKVEVKEEEKQSTEEVGTGTIKTNYQKLSGPKITGDKIDLSQFKKPAKKKKEDTQKSKTGGGSSDGAERKKRRRRIVKNGPQAGGGRNNRGGAGRKGQRSNAPKVEPTEEEVQKQVRETLEKLQGKSNKGRGAKYRREKRDQHRQQTEKDLEQQELESKILKVTEFVTVNELATMMNVSTTQIISACMSLGIMVTMNQRLDAETLSIVADEFGYEVEFVTAEIEETIDEVEDAPEDLKPRAPIVTVMGHVDHGKTSLLDYIREENVIAGESGGITQHIGAYGVSLEDGQRIAFLDTPGHEAFTAMRARGAQVTDIAIIVIAADDDIMPQTKEAISHAQAAGVPIVFAINKVDKPTANPDKIKEGLAQMNLLVEDWGGKVQSHDISAKTGQGVQELLEKVLLEAELLELKANPERLATGTVVEAFLDKGRGYVATILVQTGTLNIGDYVLAGTCSGKVKAMQDERGHNITSAGPSTPISILGLDGAPQAGDKFHVLEDEREAKQIAAKRSQLQREQSVRTQRHITLDEIGRRIALGDFQELNIILKGDVDGSVEALTDSFQKLSTDEIQVNIIHKGVGAITESDVLLASASDAIIIGFNVRPMGNARTIADKEEIDIRTYSIIYDAINDLKDAMEGMLSPEMKEEITGNAEIRETFKISKVGTIAGCMVTSGKIFRNSNIRLIRDGVVIYTGELASLKRFKDDVKEVSKGYDCGLQIKNYNDIREGDIVEAFQEVAVKKKL from the coding sequence ATGGCAGAAAATCCAACAATACGACTTAATAAAGTTCTTAGAGAATTGAACATTTCACTGGATAGAGCGGTCGACTATCTCAACTCGGAAGGGCATGAGGTAGAGGCACGTCCTACCACCAAGATTTCCAATGAAGTGTATCAAGTTCTGTTGGATGAATTCCAAACGGATAAGAGCAAAAAGGTTGCTTCCAAGGAAGTTGGTGAAGAAAAAAGAAAGGAGAAGGAAGCTATCCGAATGCGAATGGAGAAAGAGCAGGAGGAGCGCAGATTGGCCAAAGAAAAGAAAGAAGCCGAGCAGCAGGTCGTGAAGGCCAAGGCCGAATTATCCGGTCCAAAAACTGTGGGTAAAATTGATTTGGACAAAAAACCCGAACAACCTAAAAAGGAGGAGCCCAAGAAAGAGGAAGCTCCAAAACCCGAACCGGAAAAGGTTCAGGAAAAAGCTCCTGAAAAAGAAACGCCAAAAGTCGAGGCTCCAGCTCCCGTAAAAGAAAAGCCAGAAGAGAAAACAGAGCAAAAGGTCGAGGTAAAAGAGGAAGAAAAGCAGTCTACGGAAGAGGTAGGCACAGGAACCATAAAGACCAATTATCAAAAACTTTCCGGACCAAAAATAACCGGGGACAAAATAGACTTATCGCAATTTAAAAAGCCTGCGAAAAAGAAAAAAGAAGATACCCAAAAGTCAAAAACTGGCGGAGGATCTTCCGATGGGGCAGAGCGTAAAAAGCGAAGAAGGAGAATAGTTAAGAATGGCCCACAAGCTGGTGGAGGTCGTAATAACAGAGGAGGCGCGGGTAGAAAAGGACAGCGTTCCAATGCACCCAAGGTAGAGCCTACCGAAGAAGAAGTACAAAAACAAGTACGTGAGACCCTCGAAAAACTACAGGGTAAATCCAACAAAGGGCGAGGAGCAAAATATAGAAGGGAGAAAAGAGATCAGCACCGTCAGCAAACGGAAAAAGATCTTGAACAACAGGAATTGGAAAGCAAGATTTTAAAGGTGACCGAATTTGTTACCGTGAACGAACTTGCCACGATGATGAATGTATCCACTACCCAGATAATTTCAGCGTGTATGTCTTTGGGCATCATGGTAACCATGAATCAGCGATTGGATGCTGAAACACTTTCCATTGTAGCAGACGAATTTGGTTATGAGGTCGAGTTTGTAACGGCCGAGATCGAGGAAACCATCGATGAGGTGGAGGATGCTCCAGAAGACTTGAAACCAAGGGCGCCCATTGTTACTGTAATGGGGCACGTAGACCACGGTAAAACATCGCTTCTGGATTACATTCGTGAAGAAAATGTAATCGCAGGGGAAAGTGGAGGAATTACGCAGCATATTGGAGCCTACGGTGTATCACTGGAAGATGGTCAAAGAATTGCTTTCTTGGATACTCCGGGTCACGAAGCGTTTACCGCAATGAGGGCTCGTGGAGCACAGGTAACCGACATTGCCATTATCGTAATTGCAGCGGATGACGATATCATGCCGCAAACGAAAGAAGCAATCAGCCATGCCCAAGCGGCCGGGGTGCCCATAGTATTCGCGATCAACAAAGTGGATAAGCCTACGGCAAATCCTGATAAGATAAAAGAAGGATTGGCGCAAATGAACCTTTTGGTCGAAGATTGGGGGGGTAAAGTGCAATCGCACGATATTTCCGCAAAAACTGGTCAAGGCGTTCAAGAACTTTTGGAAAAAGTTTTGCTTGAGGCCGAGTTATTGGAATTGAAAGCAAATCCAGAACGTTTGGCAACGGGAACCGTGGTAGAAGCATTTTTGGACAAAGGCCGGGGTTATGTGGCGACCATTTTGGTCCAGACCGGTACATTGAACATTGGTGATTATGTATTGGCGGGAACCTGTAGCGGTAAAGTTAAGGCCATGCAAGATGAAAGAGGACATAATATTACAAGTGCCGGACCCTCCACGCCAATATCTATTTTGGGATTGGACGGGGCGCCGCAGGCAGGTGATAAGTTCCATGTGTTGGAAGATGAGCGGGAAGCCAAGCAAATTGCGGCAAAGCGTTCCCAATTACAACGCGAACAATCCGTAAGAACACAACGTCACATTACATTGGACGAAATTGGACGTAGAATTGCGTTGGGCGACTTCCAGGAGCTGAACATTATCCTAAAAGGTGATGTAGATGGTTCTGTAGAAGCTTTAACGGATTCCTTCCAAAAATTGTCCACAGATGAGATACAAGTCAACATCATACATAAAGGCGTAGGAGCGATAACAGAATCAGATGTATTGTTGGCTAGTGCCTCCGATGCGATTATAATCGGATTTAACGTAAGGCCGATGGGCAATGCTCGAACCATTGCTGATAAAGAGGAGATCGATATCAGGACCTACTCCATTATTTATGACGCCATCAACGATCTTAAAGATGCGATGGAAGGCATGTTGTCTCCAGAGATGAAAGAAGAAATCACCGGTAATGCCGAGATTAGGGAGACTTTCAAGATTTCGAAAGTGGGAACCATTGCAGGATGTATGGTCACCAGTGGTAAAATCTTTAGAAACTCCAATATTAGGCTGATCAGGGATGGTGTAGTAATCTATACCGGGGAGCTCGCCTCGTTGAAGCGATTCAAGGATGATGTAAAAGAAGTTTCCAAAGGGTACGACTGCGGACTACAGATCAAGAATTACAACGATATTAGGGAAGGGGATATAGTAGAGGCCTTCCAAGAAGTGGCGGTGAAGAAAAAGCTGTAA
- a CDS encoding SPOR domain-containing protein, giving the protein MKTTLFTALIIGFATQLSAQQAQVTIQQDPKIDQLVQLYAKVNANSGFYQIQVGFGSFEKAQDLLNQVEVDFPDWYSKIEFESPTYRVRLGKFRTKLEAERKYLEVRKKYPDAMLLKPEESTSK; this is encoded by the coding sequence ATGAAAACCACGCTATTCACAGCACTAATTATAGGCTTTGCCACTCAGCTTTCGGCACAGCAAGCCCAAGTGACCATTCAACAAGACCCGAAAATCGATCAATTGGTTCAACTGTATGCCAAGGTAAATGCAAACAGTGGTTTTTATCAAATACAAGTGGGCTTTGGGAGTTTTGAAAAGGCTCAAGACCTATTGAACCAAGTAGAAGTAGATTTCCCTGACTGGTATTCCAAAATAGAGTTTGAATCTCCCACCTACCGTGTAAGGCTAGGAAAATTTAGGACCAAATTGGAGGCCGAGAGGAAATATCTTGAAGTACGAAAAAAATATCCGGACGCCATGCTCCTGAAACCTGAAGAAAGCACTTCCAAATAA
- a CDS encoding c-type cytochrome has translation MKKVLYRHLFSKVLGLTFLLFSTSFYAQEEADAAAEQTVEAVGGDPVKGKQLFNQNCAACHALERKMTGPALANVETRLAEDEGLDKEWIYQWIKNSPAMISAGDAYAVKIYAEYNQAAMTPFPTLSNQDIDDILAYTAAPPPAPSAATAAAATGGDAGESTSGISNEMILGALVLVFGLLVMMLILVNKTLRRIAEANGVVIAQEKEKRLPIWKAFVQNQFLVLVSVVFLLLASAYFAYGWMMQVGIDQGYAPVQPIHYSHKIHAGDNKIECKYCHSSARTSKHSGIPSLNVCMNCHKSIYEYTGNPEGPSAEDLANGYTNEFYTGEIKKLYKAVGWDEENQSYTGETQPVEWVRIHNLPDFAYFNHSQHVSVAGIECQTCHGPVEEMEVMYQHAPLTMGWCINCHRETNVKVEGNEYYEAIHEELSKKYGVEELTAAMMGGLECGKCHY, from the coding sequence ATGAAAAAGGTTTTATACCGCCATCTATTTTCAAAAGTTTTAGGTTTAACTTTCCTATTGTTCTCCACATCTTTTTATGCTCAAGAAGAGGCTGATGCCGCTGCTGAACAAACAGTGGAAGCTGTCGGAGGAGACCCGGTAAAGGGGAAACAACTGTTTAATCAGAACTGTGCCGCCTGTCACGCATTGGAGCGTAAAATGACGGGGCCTGCACTGGCCAATGTAGAAACAAGGTTGGCTGAGGATGAAGGTTTGGACAAGGAATGGATCTATCAATGGATCAAGAATAGTCCTGCCATGATTTCCGCTGGAGATGCTTATGCTGTAAAAATATACGCAGAGTACAATCAAGCGGCAATGACCCCGTTCCCGACGTTGTCTAATCAGGATATCGATGATATTTTGGCGTATACTGCCGCTCCGCCGCCCGCGCCTTCAGCTGCTACAGCTGCCGCCGCCACTGGAGGTGATGCTGGTGAGTCAACTTCCGGTATTTCCAACGAAATGATACTTGGCGCATTGGTGTTGGTGTTCGGTCTGTTGGTCATGATGTTGATCTTGGTGAACAAGACCTTGCGCAGGATAGCCGAAGCAAATGGTGTTGTGATTGCGCAGGAGAAAGAAAAGCGCTTGCCAATTTGGAAAGCATTTGTTCAAAATCAGTTCTTGGTGCTGGTAAGTGTAGTGTTCTTGCTTTTGGCAAGTGCGTACTTTGCTTACGGTTGGATGATGCAGGTAGGTATCGATCAGGGGTATGCCCCGGTTCAGCCAATCCATTATTCGCACAAAATTCACGCTGGAGATAATAAGATTGAGTGTAAGTATTGTCACTCTTCCGCAAGGACTTCCAAGCATTCCGGGATTCCTTCCCTTAATGTTTGTATGAACTGTCACAAATCTATCTACGAATACACCGGTAATCCAGAAGGTCCTTCAGCTGAAGATTTGGCCAATGGATATACCAATGAATTTTATACGGGCGAAATCAAGAAATTGTACAAAGCGGTCGGTTGGGACGAGGAAAACCAAAGCTATACTGGTGAAACACAACCAGTGGAGTGGGTTAGAATCCATAACCTGCCAGATTTCGCATACTTTAATCACTCTCAGCACGTATCCGTTGCAGGAATTGAGTGTCAGACATGTCACGGTCCAGTAGAGGAAATGGAAGTTATGTATCAGCATGCTCCATTGACTATGGGTTGGTGTATCAATTGTCACAGGGAGACCAATGTGAAGGTTGAAGGTAATGAGTACTATGAGGCAATTCATGAAGAATTGTCCAAAAAGTATGGTGTTGAGGAATTGACCGCTGCCATGATGGGCGGTTTGGAGTGTGGTAAGTGTCACTATTAA